TACCCCAGCCGGAGAGTGGTACCGCGCGTTCTTTGAAAGAAGCCGTGGCCATCGCCAATATGATTGGTTACCCCCTCATGGTGCGGCCGTCCTTTGTGCTTGGCGGTCGGGGCATGAAAGTCATCTACGATGGGGATGAACTCAAGAGACACGCTGAGGAAGCTATTCAGGTCAGCCCTGAATACCCCATGCTTATCGATAGGTTCCTGGAACATGCCATTGAGACCGAAGTGGATGCCCTCTGTGATGGAGAGCACACCTTTGTTGTTGCTGTCATGGAGCATATCGAGCTGGCCGGAGTCCATTCAGGAGATGCTGCCTGTGTTATTCCTTCGAGGACAATCAAAGAAGAACACTTGAGAACCATTGAGGAATACACGGCGAAGATAGTCAGGGACTTGAGGGCAGTGGGGCTCATCAATATACAGTACGCTATATGTGATGATGTGGTTCATATTCTGGAGGCTAATCCGAGAGCTTCTCGTACCGTGCCGTTCGTATCGAAGGTGACCGGAATTCCTATTGCGCGTATTGCCACCTACCTGGTAATGGGCAAGAAACTGAAGGACTTTCCTGAGCTGAGGAAACGCACACTTCCTTACGTAGGAGTCAAAGAGGCGGTTTTCCCCTTCAATATGTTTCCAGAGGTAGACCCTGTACTGGGTCCAGAGATGAAATCCACGGGAGAGGTAATGGGGATTGCTGATACCTTTGGACTTGCTTTCTACAAGGCTGCTGAAGCTGCTGGTGCCAGACTCCCTGTGGAAGGGAATGTTCTGTTGACTATAGCGGACAAGGACAAGCCGGAGCTGCCTCCGATAGCCCGGAAAATCAAGGAACTGGGATTTCGGATCTATGCTACCGAAGGAACAGGTGCTCTTCTGACAGAGCATGGCATACCTAATACTCAAGCGAAGAAACTGCAAGAAGGTAGGCCGAACATTGCAGATTCAATCAAGAATAAGGATATTCATCTCGTGATCAATACACCAGCCGGTCGGAGCAGCAAGTATGATGATAGCTATATTCGCAAAACGGCAATCCAGTATAAGGTGCCGTATATAACTTCAATGGCAGCTGCTCAAGCCAGCGCTGAAGGTATAGAGGCTGTGAGGAAACAAGAGATTCATCCCAAGTCTCTTCAGGAGTATCAGCGAGAACTCTCATAGGGAGGGGGAATCCTGGCAAGCACCAATCGGGCTCTTGTTATGCAGCTGCTGAGAGAATACTTGAGAAGATGAAACAGGTAACCGCCATCGTCGTGTCTAATAGTGAGATAATGCCTCGGATCCATCTTGTCTGGTTGGAAGCGCCGGAAATTGCCAGGATTGCACGTCCCGGGCAATTCGTTATGGTACGGTGTGGGGACAGCCACGATCCTTTATTGCGGCGGCCATTGAGCATTCATCAGACTGACGGCTCAGGTAAAATTGCATTGCTTTTGAGTGTCGTGGGCCGAGGCACATCGTGGCTTTCTCGATGCCAGAGGGGAGATTGCCTTGACCTTGTGGGACCTCTGGGCAATGGCTTTTCTATTCAGTCTGCTTCTCGCAGGCTTCTTCTGATAGGTGGTGGAATTGGTATCGCGCCTTTGATCTTTCTGGCAGATAGAGCTCTTAGCCAGGGATGCTCGGTCACGCTTCTCGTGGGAGCTCAGGATGCCTCCTCTCTTTACCCCAGATATCTGCTGTCACCATCGATCAACCTTATCACAGCTACTGAGGATGGCTCGGAAGGGGCAAGAGGCATGGTGACTGACATTATTGGTGATCTTGCCAAGCAGACTGACCAGCTCTTTGCGTGCGGGCCAGTCTCCATGTACCAGTCTATGTTAGCCAATGAGTGCTTGATATCAAGGCCGCTCCAGGTCTCTCTGGAGATGGTGATGGGTTGTGGGGTGGGAGCATGTTACGGCTGTACCATAAAGACTGGGAATGGGCTGCGACAGGTATGTCAGGATGGGCCCGTGTTCGATCTGAATGATATTATCTGGTAGAGGAGGTGATGCCAAGTGGTGGAGGGCAGGCGGATAAGGATCAAGCCCAATGGTAATTGTGAGATTATTGACATAACTGGACAGGTAGCAAAAGAAGTTGATGGTTCACCTATCGGGAGTGGAATCGTAACTGTCTTTGCGGTTGGATCAACCGCAGGAATTGCCACGATTGAGTTTGAATCCGGGCTATTGTCTGACTTCAAGGAAATGTGGGATAGGGTGGCTCCTGTTGGTATGGACTACCAGCATAACCGTGCTTGGGGAGATGGTAATGGCCACTCGCACATGCGTGCCTCGCTTCTCAGTGCCTCTCTCACCGTACCCTTTATCAACAAGAAGATGACTTTGGGAACTTGGCAGCAGATTGTCTATGTGGATTTTGATAACCGTCCCCGATCAAGGGAGGTAGTCGTTCAGATCATAGGAGAATAGGCATCGAACGCCGGCCTGTTCACAGCTGGTATATTAGAGGCTGAGAAGATAGCTACTGAAGTACAGGGCTGTGTCTTGAGGCAGGGTTCCCGGCCTATCCCTCGATTGGCAGAGCCGCTCAGGCTATTGCCCAGCTTATCACTTACCATGAAAATCGAGGTTCGTAGGCATCTTATAGCTTTCTCTCGGTTTCACTTTAGTTGTCTCCTCTAATTGTCTTAATGTTTCCACTGCCTTCTTGTTTGCAGGACGCTGTGTTCCTTATTCCTCTTAATTCCCTTGAATAGACATGATTGAGAAAGCAGCCTAATAAGGATATTCATGGATTGCTCTTCCCAAAAGTGGACTTATTCTGAAGCCTAGTATATAATACTGGGGTTGTGTTTGGATGGTTAGTGTTTATTGTTCGCTGCCAAATCAGTCGCGGTTTATCTTGACTTTTAGTGTGGTTGATGATAAATTACAACCTCGGGTTTTTTCGTAGATAAAATGCCTACAGTTAATCAACTTGTGAGACATGGGCGGAAGAAGATCTTGCGGAGGACGAAGTGTCCATCGTTGCGCGTTGGGTTTAATTCGCTGAAGCGCCGTGTAACAAGAAGCAAGGGTTGTCCGCAGAAGAGGGGCGTTTGTATCGAGGTTAAGACCATGACCCCCAAGAAGCCAAATTCTGCCTTGCGTAAGATTGCCAGGGTGCGATTGACCAATGGAATGGAGGTCACTGCCTACATTCCTGGTGAAGGGCATAATTTGCAGGAACACTCTGTAGTGCTGATTCGGGGCGGTCGTGTAAAAGATTTGCCTGGAGTACGCTACCACATTGTGCGTGGCACCCTGGATGCCGGTGGCGTGGTTGAGCGCCGACAGGGCCGCAGTAGATATGGGGCAAAGCGGGTAAAAGGCTCGGGAGCTTCTGGAGCCTAGGGTTTCCTGGGTTGTTGAGGGGTGGGTGAAGAAAGTGCCCGAGTCTTTTTTGTGGTCTGGAGACTAGACGATGACGAGAAAAGGTAAAGTACCAAAGAGAAAGACGCCGCCTGATACCAAATATGGTAGCCAGTTGGTATCTAGGTTCACAAACAAGTTGATGAAATGGGGCAAGAAGAGGAAAGCGGAGGGGATTATATACACCGCCCTTGAGATGGCTTCAGAACAGCTAAAGAAACCACCTGTCGAGGTTTTGGAGCAGGCGATCAAGAATACGACCCCTCTCCTTCAAGTGAAAGCCCGCCGTGTTGCTGGGGCAACTTATCAGGTGCCTGTAGAGGTGAGCGGTGACCGTGGCACGGCCATGGCGATAAGGTGGCTGCTGGATGCGTCCAGATCACGAAGCGGTAAGTCAATGGCAGAGAAGCTTACTGCTGAGATTGTAGATGCTTGTCATGGGCAGGGAGTGGCGGTCAAGAGGCGTGAGGATACTCATAAGATGGCAGATGCGAACAGAGCATTTGCACACTTCAGGTGGTAGAGAAGTTGGTTACTACCAAACAGCGTTCTCGAACGATTGATATGGCTGAATCAGGTATAGTTAAGGCAAAGGCGCGGGAGATGCCCCAGGTGTTTCCCCTATCCCATGTGAGAAATATTGGGATAATTGCTCACATAGATGCCGGTAAGACTACCGTCACCGAAAGGTTTCTCTATTGCACGGGGCGTACCTACAAGATCGGGGGGGTGGATGAAGGAACGGCAGTAATGGACTGGATGGATCAGGAACGTGAGCGGGGAATCACTATTACTGCTGCGGCTACTACCTGCCACTGGCTGGAGCATTGCATTAATATCATCGATACGCCTGGGCATGTGGATTTCACTGCCGAGGTGGAACGCAGTCTGCGGGTGCTTGATGGTGGAGTGGTGGTTTTTGATGCTGTTGCAGGTGTGCAACCTCAGTCAGAGACGGTGTGGCGCCAAGCGGATAGGTACCATGTTCCCAGAATCTGTTTTATCAATAAGATGGATCGTGTGGGTGCTAATTTCCATCGGACTGTGGCCATGATAGGCAAGATCCTCGGTTCCAAAGTGGTGACTGTTCAGTTACCTTTGGGTGAGGAGAAGTCCTTTGAGGGGATTATTGATCTGGTAGAAAACAGGGCCTGTATCTTCCCGGAAGATATCAATTCTCTGCCCATGGAGATGGATATTCCTCAAGACTATCTAGAGAGAGCCAAAGAGCAGCGAGAGTTATTGGTGGAGAGGTTGGCTGAAGAGGATGATCAGTTGATGGGGGCTTATTTGGAGGGGCGCAGCATCGCGGCTTTAGATATCAAGGAGGCCTTGCGTAGGGCAACTCTAGCTAATAGGGTTGTTCCTGTTCTTTGTGGCAGTGCTTTGTGGAACAAGGGGATTCAGCCACTTCTTGATAGTGTAGTGGATTATCTTCCTTCACCTTTAGATGTGCCAGCGGTTGAGGGCACTGATCCTGAAACTGGAGCGATGGCTACACGCCCAGCGGATATAGAGGCACCTTTCTCAGCCCTTGCCTTTAAGGTGGTTACTGATCCCTTTGTTGGCAGGCTGGTGTATCTCAGGGTTTATTCAGGCAAGGCGGAATCCGGAGCAAGATTGTTCAATGCTACCAGGGATCAGAAAGAGCGCCTTGGTAGATTGCTCCTAATGCATGCGAATCATAGAGAAGACGTAAATGAGGCCTGTGCTGGCGGGATTGTTGCAGCGATAGGTTTGAAGAATACCCTCACAGGTGACACACTGTGCGATCCCGGTGCCCCTGTCATTCTTGAGAATATTCGTTTTCCTATGCCGGTGATATCGGTTGCTATTGAGGCGAAGACTAAAGCTGATCAGGACAGGATAGGGGAGGCCCTCCAGAAGTTGATGGAAGAAGATCCTACTTTCGAAACACATTATGATGAAGAAACTGGCCAGACCATCATATCCGGAATGGGTGAGCTTCATTTGGAAGTTCTGTTGGAGCGCATGCGTCGCGAGTTTAGAGTGGAGTCAAAGACAGGCAAGCCGCAGGTGGCATATAAGGAGACTATCACCGAGTCGGTGGAGGCAGAGGGAAGATTCATCAGACAGTTTGGTGGGCATGGGCAGTACGGTTGCGTGGTGCTCGGACTGGAGCCCGGCGAGAGGGGTAGCGGTTTTGCCTTTTTCAACAAGATCAAGGCTGGCGCTATACCCAGGGAATTCATCCCGGCAGTTGAAGCTGGCGTGAAGGAAGCCTTGCAGAGAGGGGTGTTGGCTAACTATCCTGTAGTTGATGTCAAAGTGACACTTCGTGATGGTAGTTTTCATGATGTGGATTCCTCCGAAATTGCTTTCAAGATGGCCGGATCAATGGCTTTTAAGGAGGGAGTGCGCCGAGCTAAACCTGTGATTCTTGAGCCCATTATGAAACTGGAAGTGTTTACTCCGGAGCAGTTCCTGGGTGATATCCTGGGAGATCTTAATGCTAGAAGAGCGCGAATTGATGGCATCGAAGCCCTGGGAGATATGAGGGTTATTCATTGTTTCATATCCTTGGGGGAGACTTTTGGCTACGCCACCGTAATCCGGTCCTTGAGCAAGGGTAAATCAACTCACTCCATGGAATTTCATCGTTATCAAGAGGTACCCTCGGGTTTGGTGGATCAGATTATTCCTAAAGCCAAGGGAAGGGTAGTTTAACGTGCCGAAGCAGAAGATCCGAATTAAGTTGAAGTCTTTTGACCATAAGGTGCTTGATCAGTCCGCGGTTCAGATCACGGAGACAGCGGAGCAGACTGGAGCCCGAGTGGCAGGGCCAGTTCCTTTGCCAACGCACATTCAGAAATTCTGTGTTATCCGATCTCCCTTTATTGATAAAGACTCTAGAGAGCAATTTGAGATCAGGACTCACAGGCGTCTTATAGATATTATTGACCCTACCCCAAAAACGATCGAGGCTCTAACCCGGCTCAACCTTCCCGCGGGGGTAGATGTGGAGATAAAGCTGTAGGGTGGATACTGCTGGGCAAAAGAGGGACAGGGGATCTGGGTTGTCGATGACGATGAAGGAAGGTAATGGAGCCATTAAGAAAAGCGGTATGGGGCTTTATCAGGGAGTTCTTTGGGTGGGAAGATAATGGCGACAGCGATTAAGGGCATTCTAGGTCGCAAGTTGGGCATGACACAAATGTTTGATGAAGGCGGGAGCCTGGAGGCAGTTACTGCTATTGAAGCTGGTCCTTGTGTTGTTTCTCAAGTGAAAACCCAAGCTAAGGATGGCTATAGTGCAGTACAACTCGGTTTTGGTGAGGCCAAGCGCCTCAATTCTCCAATGAAGGGGCATCTTAAGGGAGCAGGTCGTCAACTGAGATATCTTAGGGAGATTACGGTTGATGAAGGCGCTGCGTTTGAGGTAGGCCAGAGTCTGAACGCTGGTATATTTGAAAAAGGCGAGAGAGTTGATATAAGAGGGATATCAAAAGGCAAAGGTTTTGCAGGCGGGGTGAAACGATATCACTTTCGAGGGGGGCCCAAAACACATGGTCAGTCAGACCGGCACCGTGCCCCTGGTTCAGTTGGTGGTACCACTTCTCCTGGCCGGGTGTACAAGGGCACGCGTATGGCCGGGCATATGGGGAGCAATAGGGTAATTATCCGCAATCTAGAGGTGGTGCAGGCTGACGCAGGACGCAATCTTATCTTGGTAAATGGTGCAGTACCTGGTGCTGTGGGTGGGCTATTGTTGATTACGAGCAGGAAGTTGGCCAAGAAGAGAAGGTAGAGATGCAGTTCCCAGTCCATAACGTTGAAGGTCGGGTTGTTGAACAGGTGCAGATTGAAGATAGCGTTTTTGCGCAACCTTTCAATGAAGGCTTGGTGCATCAGGCTATGGTGAGGCAATTGGCCAATGCTCGACAAGGAACAGCGGATACCAAGACGAGGGGTTTGGTGTCTGGGAGCACCAGAAAGCTCTATCGCCAGAAGCATACGGGTCGTGCTCGCCGAGGTAGTATACGCTCACCTCTCCTCAGGGGTGGTGGTATAGTTTTTGGCCCTCACCCTAGAAGTTATAGGCAAAGGATGCCTAAGAAGATGCGCCGTTTGGCGCTGAAATGTGTACTTTCAGCAAAGGCTTCTTCAGGTGAGATGGTAATAATAGACCGATTCCAGATGAGTCAACCCAAAGCGATGGAGATGGGTCGAATATTAAAGGCACTGGGCGTTGATTCATCGGTTCTCATTGCTACTCTTGGGCCGGAGTCGGATGTAATCTTGTCAGCACGCAATTTGGCGGGAACGAAGACGCTACCGGCCGGATTGCTTAATGTGGTAGATGTCCTTTCCTATAAATTTTTAGTAATTACCGTAGAGGGGTTGCGCCATTTGGAGAAACTGTTAATAGGTGGCAGAACGGATACCCAGGTTGGATAGGAAAATGCATCTATATCAGGTATTGCGTCGTCCTTTAATTACCGAAAAGATTACTGCTCTTCAGGAGCATAATAAGTATGCCTTTGAGGTGGCTGATGGATCCAACAAGCATCAAATCAAAGAGGCAGTGGAGAAGGCTTTTAAGGTGAATGTTGAGGATGTAAATGTAATCACTGTCCCTGGTAAGACAAGAAGGATGGGAAGACGTCAGGTGAAGGCCTCTTCATGGAAAAAGGCTTTGGTTACCATCAAGGCAGGGCAGAAGATTGAGTTTTTTGAGGGTGTTTAGAAATGGCGCTTAGGGTATATAAACCGACATCCCCGGGCAGGCGAGGTCAGATCGGGCCGACCTTTGAGGAAATTACCAAGAAGGAGCCAGAGAAATCCCTGCTCTTGCCGCTGAAAAGGAAGGCTGGCCGTAACAATCAAGGCAGGGTAACAGTTAGACATAGAGGTGGTGGTGCCAAGCGGATGCTACGGATTATCGATTTCAAGCGGGACAAGATTGGGATATCTGCTGAGGTATTAGCTATTGAATATGACCCCAACCGCTCAGCTTATATTGCATTGGTTCAGTATGCCGATGGAGAGAAGCGTTATATCCTTGCCCCACTCGGATTGATGGTGGGACACATTGTTACCTCGGGTCCTGATACTGAGGTGAAGCTAGGAAATGCTCTACCATTGGGGCAGATTCCCGTAGGTGTCATGATTCACAACATTGAATTACAGCATGGCAAGGGTGGGCAGATAGTGCGCAGTGCCGGGACCTCTGCTCAGGTTATTGGGCGTGATGATGGCTATAGCTTGGTGAAGTTGCCTTCTGGTGAAGTGCGTAAGATTCTGAGTGTTTGTATAGCTACGGTTGGACAAGTGGGCAATGTAGATCATCAGAATGTGAAGTTGGGTAAGGCTGGTCGCAAGAGATGGATGGGCAGGCGACCTGAGGTGCGAGGAGCAGTAATGAGCCCGCGTGATCACCCACATGGTGGGGGTGAGGGTAGAAATCCTAGAGGTATGAATCCGAAGACTCCTTGGGGGAAACCAGCCTTGGGCTACAAGACTCGCAGGAACAAAGTAAGCGATAGGATGATTGTCAAACGGAGAGAGAAATAGGGAAATGGGAAGATCGGTAAAAAAGGGTCCGTTTGTTGATGCCAAGCTGATGAAGAAGGTAGAAGCTGTTGATTTGGGGAAAGAGAAAGTGGTGATAAAGACGTGGGCGCGAGCCTCAACTATTGTGCCTGAAATGGTGGGGCATACTATTGCTGTCCACGATGGAAGAAGACATGTACCTATCTTCATAACCGAGAATATGGTGGGGCACAGGCTGGGCGAGTTTGCCCCTACTCGGACCTTCAGGGGGCATGTGGGTAGGTCGGAGAAAGTGGTTTAGAGGTCACGATGGAAGTCAAGGCAGTAGCTAAACATGTTGGCATATCGCCTCAGAAACTAGCCTTGTTGGCGGCAACAGTGCGTGGAAAGAAGGTGGATGAGGCCTTAGCTGTACTTAAGTTGTCTCCAACTCCGTCAGCTAGGGCGATAGCCAAGGTAATCAAATCGGCTTCTGCTAATGCTGAGAATAACTTTCAAATGACACCATCTGAGCTTAAGGTCGTGAGGCTCTTTGTTGATCAAGGGGCAACCCTAAAAAGAATTCGTGCCCAGGCTCGAGGGCGGGTAAGCCCTATACTCAGACACTCGAGTCATATTACGGCTATTGTAGATACGGAGGAGTAGTTGGGACATAAGGTTCATCCTACTGGGTTCAGGCTTGGTATTACCACTGATTGGCGTTCAAGGTGGTATTCTGAGAAGCACTATACTGAATTTGTGCGAGAAGACTTTCGTATCCGTAAGCTAGTTATGGCAAAGACAGATGAGGCGGGTGTCTCTAGGGTAGAAATTGAGCGTTGGGCGAATGAAGTAGTGGTGACTGTTCATGCTGCCAAACCAGGCATTGTTATTGGGCGTGGAGGGCAAAGGGTAAATGAGTTAAGGGGTTCGCTGGAAGCCCTTTGTGGTAGAAAGATTCGTCTGAACATACATGAAGTTAGAGAGCCGGAACTGGATGCTTACCTTGTAGCCAAGAGTGTGGCGACCCAAATGGAGCGTCAGATATCGTACCGCAGGGCCATAAAAAGGGCGATTTCTCGTACGATGCAGGCCGGTGCTAAAGGGGTGAAGGTAATTTGCTCTGGGAGACTTGGTGGTGCGGAGATCGCTCGTAGAATGACATTTCGTGAAGGGCGAGTGCCTCTACATACATTGCGTGCTGACATCGATTACGGTTTGGTCGAGGCGCGTACATTATTAGGACGTGTTGGAGTAAAGGTTTGGATATACAAGGGCGATGTCCTTCCAAAGGTGGAGGAACCAGAGATGCCACCTCCTCAGCCCTCTGGTACGTTGGCCCCTGCGAAGCAACGAGAAAAGCCGGTTGTGGATCAACCAATTGAGGTAGGAAAAGATGTTACAGCCGAGTAGGGTAAAGCACCGGATGGTGCACAGGGGTAGGATCAGGGGGATAGCCCATGCAGGGAATAGCCTGGTTTTTGGGGATTTTGGACTTCAGGCCTTGGAAGGTACTTGGCTTACCGCCAGGCAGATCGAGGCGGCACGTCGGGCTATTGTCCACCATCTTCGCCGTGGAGTCATTTTATGGGTTCGCGTTTTCCCCGACAAGCCGTTGACCAAGAAACCAGCAGAGGTGCGTATGGGCAGTGGTAAAGGCAGCTTGGATCACTGGGTGGCAGTGGTCAAGCCGGGCAGGATCATCTTTGAAATCGGTGGAGTGAAGGAGGAGGCAGCAAAGGAAGCAATGCGTCTTGCCTCTCATAAGCTCCCCATTGAGACTAAGTTTGTGACTAAGGGGGCGGAGTGAAGGTGGAGGAGATTCGCGCTCTGAGTGATGGTGATCTCTCAGGGCAGTTAGAGGAGGCTCAACGGGAGCTTTTTAATTTGCGCTTTCGCTTGGCTACGAAACAGCTTGTGAACCATCGTGAGGTTCGTAAGGCCAAAAAGAATATTGCCAGAATCAAAACTGTATTGCGGGAAAGAGAGTTGGTTCAGTCCTAGACGTTAATGGGGAGTTGCCTTGGTGTCGTGTGAATATACGGCTTGTAGTCAAATAAGTGAGCGGGGCTAGTTAATGGAGAAAAGACGGAAAACTCTTGTGGGGTATGTGTTGGTCAATAGAATGGATAAGACAGTTGTGGTAGCTGTGGAGTTGAGGAGAGCCGATCCCTCATATAAGAAGATTGTCAGACGCAGGATTAGAATGAAAGCTCATGATGAGAGCAATGCTTGCCAGATCGGGGATGTGGTGAGGATTATGGAGAGCCGCCCTCTTTCCAAGACCAAGCATTGGCGTGTAGTAGAGATAGTATCCAAGAATGAGGCGGTTGAGGTTAAGCCTGATGATTCAGCCATATAGTAGACTTAGAGTGGCCGATAATACTGGAGCAAAAACTATTATGTGCATTCATGTGTCTGGAGGCACAAGACGGAGGTATGCTACCCTTGGTGATGTCATTGTTGCAGCCGTAAAACAGGCGATGCCTAGGGGGTTGGTGAAACAGGGTGACGTGGTAAAGGCGGTCATTGTGCGAACTACAAGACCTTATCGCCGCCGCGATGGCTCATATATTAGATTTGATGACAATGCGGCTGTTATTCTGGCTGAACAAAACAATCCGAAGGGCAGCCGTGTCTTTGGACCTGTAGCTAGAGAGCTAAGGGAGAAGAATTTTACTAAGATTATCTCCTTGGCGCCTGAGGTATTGTAGGGATAAATGAAGATTCGCAAGAACGATAGCGTCATTGTTATCAGTGGTAAGGATAAGGGGAAGAAGGGTAAGGTGCGGTTTGCCTATCCGGGCGAGGATCGCTTGGTAGTGGAAGGTATTAACATGATTAAGAAACATGCGAAAGCCCGGGCTGCTACAAGGCAGGCTGGTATCATTGAGAGAGAAGCTACTCTTCATGTGTCCAAGGTAATGTTAGTCTGTAACAAGTGTAACCGCCCGACGCGGGTGGGTTCTCGCTTTCTGGAGGGCAAGAGAGTTCGTGCTTGCTCTTCTTGCCATGAGGTGATTGATTAGCTGTGGAAAATAATGCTCAACCGAGACTAAAAGAAAAATATAGCCGTGAAGTTGTACCTGTTCTTATGAAGGATTTCAACTATAGTAGTGTCATGCGTGTACCACGGATAGAGAAGGTTGTGATTAATATTGGTCTGGGAGAGGCAACTCAAAACCCGAAGGCTCTGGAAGGTGCAGAGAGAGATCTGGCCATTATTTCGGGGCAACATCCGATTATTACACGAGCCAGGAAGTCTATCGCTAGTTTTAAGCTGCGAGCTGGCATGCCTATAGGTATGAAAGTGACGCTACGCGGAAGACGGATGTATGAATTCTTGGACAGGTTACTCAATGCTGTTCTTCCTCGCATTAGGGATTTTCGAGGGGTTTCAAGGAATTCCTTTGATGGAAAGGGCAATTACAGTCTAGGGATGAAAGATCAGTTGGTTTTTCCTGAGATTGACTATGACAAAGTCGATAAGGCTAGGGGGTTCGAAATCACTATTGTGACTACTGCTCGTTCTGATGAGGAAGGTAGGCGTCTCTTGGAGCTTCTGGGGATGCCATTCATGAGAGGTTAGTAAGTGGCGAAATTATCTAAGATTCTAAAATCGCAGCGTGATCCTAAGTACAAGGTGCAGGGGCATAATCGATGTAGGTTGTGTGGCAGGCCACGTGCCTATATGCGTAAGTTTGGGATGTGTCGTATTTGCTTCCGTGAATTGGCTCTCAAAGGGGAGCTCGCGGGAGTCAAGAAATCAAGTTGGTGAGATAGAATGACTACTGATCCAATCGCAGATATGCTGACACGGATAAGGAATGCCAATATGGTGAGGCATGAGTTTGTCTTGATGCCCTGGTCCAAGGTGAAGGTGGCGATTGCCAAGATCCTTAAAGAAGAGGGATTTGTTCATGATTACGAAGTGCTCAAGGGCAGACCGACGCGTACAATAAAGATTCGCCTCAGGTATGGTGATAAGAATCAGCCAATGATTATGGGACTGAAAAGGGTGAGCAAGCCTGGACTTAGAGTCTATGTAGGATCTTCAGGGATACCTCGCGTCTACGGAGGTCTGGGTATTGCTATGCTTTCTACGCCAAAAGGTGTAATGACTGGACGGCAGGCATGGAAACAGCATCTTGGTGGTGAATTGCTGTGCTATGTATGGTGATCATGAGTAGATTGGCTTGGTGTAAGAATGTCCAGAATAGGTAAGCTTCCTATACGTCTACCTCCTAGTGTAACAGCGGATATCAAAGGGAGTGATGTGACTATCAAGGGACCAAAGGGGGAATTGCATCGATCATTTGTCCCATCAATGTCCATTGTTCTGAAGGATGGTATTTTGGTTGTTTCCCCGCCTGGTGATAGTGAGGTTCATGGCGCGCTCCATGGGTTAACTCGTGCCCTGCTGGCTAATATGGTTGAGGGAGTAAGCAAGGGCTTCGAGAGACTTCTGGAGGTTGTTGGCGTTGGCTATCGAGCTCAGAAGGCTGGTGATAAGCTGGTTCTCCAGGTGGGATTTACTCATCCAGTGGAAATATTGCCTCCTCCAGGTATATCTGTGGTGGTGGAGGGTACAAATCGAATCAAGGTGGTTGGGGTAGATAAAGAATCAGTGGGTGAAGTGGCTGCTGGGATTCGTGCTATTCGCCCTTGCGATTCCTATAAGGGTAAGGGCATCAGGTATGTGGGAGAGAGGACTCGCCTTAAGCCTGGGAAAGCCGGCAGAGCAGCA
The nucleotide sequence above comes from Chloroflexota bacterium. Encoded proteins:
- a CDS encoding dihydroorotate dehydrogenase electron transfer subunit, which translates into the protein MKQVTAIVVSNSEIMPRIHLVWLEAPEIARIARPGQFVMVRCGDSHDPLLRRPLSIHQTDGSGKIALLLSVVGRGTSWLSRCQRGDCLDLVGPLGNGFSIQSASRRLLLIGGGIGIAPLIFLADRALSQGCSVTLLVGAQDASSLYPRYLLSPSINLITATEDGSEGARGMVTDIIGDLAKQTDQLFACGPVSMYQSMLANECLISRPLQVSLEMVMGCGVGACYGCTIKTGNGLRQVCQDGPVFDLNDIIW
- a CDS encoding secondary thiamine-phosphate synthase enzyme YjbQ yields the protein MVEGRRIRIKPNGNCEIIDITGQVAKEVDGSPIGSGIVTVFAVGSTAGIATIEFESGLLSDFKEMWDRVAPVGMDYQHNRAWGDGNGHSHMRASLLSASLTVPFINKKMTLGTWQQIVYVDFDNRPRSREVVVQIIGE
- the rpsL gene encoding 30S ribosomal protein S12, whose amino-acid sequence is MPTVNQLVRHGRKKILRRTKCPSLRVGFNSLKRRVTRSKGCPQKRGVCIEVKTMTPKKPNSALRKIARVRLTNGMEVTAYIPGEGHNLQEHSVVLIRGGRVKDLPGVRYHIVRGTLDAGGVVERRQGRSRYGAKRVKGSGASGA
- the rpsG gene encoding 30S ribosomal protein S7 — translated: MTRKGKVPKRKTPPDTKYGSQLVSRFTNKLMKWGKKRKAEGIIYTALEMASEQLKKPPVEVLEQAIKNTTPLLQVKARRVAGATYQVPVEVSGDRGTAMAIRWLLDASRSRSGKSMAEKLTAEIVDACHGQGVAVKRREDTHKMADANRAFAHFRW
- the fusA gene encoding elongation factor G, whose product is MPQVFPLSHVRNIGIIAHIDAGKTTVTERFLYCTGRTYKIGGVDEGTAVMDWMDQERERGITITAAATTCHWLEHCINIIDTPGHVDFTAEVERSLRVLDGGVVVFDAVAGVQPQSETVWRQADRYHVPRICFINKMDRVGANFHRTVAMIGKILGSKVVTVQLPLGEEKSFEGIIDLVENRACIFPEDINSLPMEMDIPQDYLERAKEQRELLVERLAEEDDQLMGAYLEGRSIAALDIKEALRRATLANRVVPVLCGSALWNKGIQPLLDSVVDYLPSPLDVPAVEGTDPETGAMATRPADIEAPFSALAFKVVTDPFVGRLVYLRVYSGKAESGARLFNATRDQKERLGRLLLMHANHREDVNEACAGGIVAAIGLKNTLTGDTLCDPGAPVILENIRFPMPVISVAIEAKTKADQDRIGEALQKLMEEDPTFETHYDEETGQTIISGMGELHLEVLLERMRREFRVESKTGKPQVAYKETITESVEAEGRFIRQFGGHGQYGCVVLGLEPGERGSGFAFFNKIKAGAIPREFIPAVEAGVKEALQRGVLANYPVVDVKVTLRDGSFHDVDSSEIAFKMAGSMAFKEGVRRAKPVILEPIMKLEVFTPEQFLGDILGDLNARRARIDGIEALGDMRVIHCFISLGETFGYATVIRSLSKGKSTHSMEFHRYQEVPSGLVDQIIPKAKGRVV
- the rpsJ gene encoding 30S ribosomal protein S10, with amino-acid sequence MPKQKIRIKLKSFDHKVLDQSAVQITETAEQTGARVAGPVPLPTHIQKFCVIRSPFIDKDSREQFEIRTHRRLIDIIDPTPKTIEALTRLNLPAGVDVEIKL
- the rplC gene encoding 50S ribosomal protein L3, which produces MATAIKGILGRKLGMTQMFDEGGSLEAVTAIEAGPCVVSQVKTQAKDGYSAVQLGFGEAKRLNSPMKGHLKGAGRQLRYLREITVDEGAAFEVGQSLNAGIFEKGERVDIRGISKGKGFAGGVKRYHFRGGPKTHGQSDRHRAPGSVGGTTSPGRVYKGTRMAGHMGSNRVIIRNLEVVQADAGRNLILVNGAVPGAVGGLLLITSRKLAKKRR
- the rplD gene encoding 50S ribosomal protein L4; amino-acid sequence: MQFPVHNVEGRVVEQVQIEDSVFAQPFNEGLVHQAMVRQLANARQGTADTKTRGLVSGSTRKLYRQKHTGRARRGSIRSPLLRGGGIVFGPHPRSYRQRMPKKMRRLALKCVLSAKASSGEMVIIDRFQMSQPKAMEMGRILKALGVDSSVLIATLGPESDVILSARNLAGTKTLPAGLLNVVDVLSYKFLVITVEGLRHLEKLLIGGRTDTQVG